From a region of the Desulfomonile tiedjei genome:
- a CDS encoding (Fe-S)-binding protein: MIDPSSARGCGPTTTNPLIADEQAYRACMTCGQCISRCFLTYGYPEMNPRKLVHRMATGHDQELAGSEFIWACTLCARCTTDCPQGIEMDILVRQLRRIAWQKGNAPERIVEGVKKAVEFGNNSGLEGEAFIDMAEWLAEELADEMEDLPEEGLAVPMDKEGAEVLYVPNPREYTSNPTMFQTYMKFFTYTNTDWTMSSRVFDITNWAYYLGDHEDAVAIVRNLVEEARRLKVRTLLSTECGHGFKILRKDAERWLGEPLGFEVLSVVELAHQYLEQGRLAIKPGLIDGRVTYHDPCNVGRKLGVFEEPRAILKAIAADFVELWPNRKYSICCGAGGSVGQNADMGTKRLEHARAKHDQIMRTQANIVTTSCQNCLSQLQDLQSRYDMPVTVKSVIELLVEAMDSPI, from the coding sequence ATGATTGACCCGTCGTCCGCGCGGGGATGCGGACCTACCACGACGAACCCCTTAATTGCCGACGAGCAGGCGTATCGCGCGTGCATGACTTGTGGCCAGTGCATTTCCCGATGCTTCTTGACCTACGGTTACCCGGAGATGAATCCGAGGAAACTTGTCCACAGAATGGCAACAGGACATGACCAGGAACTGGCGGGTTCCGAGTTTATCTGGGCTTGCACTCTTTGTGCGCGGTGCACCACGGACTGCCCCCAAGGAATCGAAATGGACATCCTTGTGAGGCAATTGCGCCGGATCGCGTGGCAAAAGGGGAATGCGCCGGAGAGAATAGTCGAAGGCGTCAAGAAGGCCGTCGAATTCGGCAATAATTCAGGCCTGGAGGGGGAAGCATTTATTGATATGGCCGAGTGGCTTGCCGAAGAACTGGCCGACGAGATGGAAGATCTGCCTGAAGAGGGTCTCGCTGTTCCAATGGACAAGGAAGGAGCAGAGGTCCTATACGTTCCCAACCCTCGAGAGTACACGTCAAATCCCACCATGTTTCAGACGTATATGAAATTCTTCACGTACACAAACACTGACTGGACAATGTCTTCGCGGGTTTTTGACATTACCAATTGGGCCTACTACCTCGGAGACCACGAAGACGCTGTGGCCATCGTCCGAAACCTTGTTGAAGAAGCTCGGCGCCTCAAAGTGCGCACGCTCCTGTCTACCGAATGCGGGCATGGGTTCAAAATCCTGAGAAAAGATGCGGAACGCTGGCTCGGCGAACCTCTTGGGTTCGAGGTCCTGTCGGTGGTGGAACTCGCTCATCAATATCTGGAACAGGGCAGACTCGCGATAAAACCCGGCCTTATCGACGGACGGGTCACGTACCATGATCCTTGCAACGTGGGCCGCAAGCTGGGTGTGTTCGAAGAGCCCAGAGCGATTCTCAAAGCCATCGCCGCCGACTTCGTGGAATTGTGGCCGAACAGAAAATACAGTATCTGCTGCGGAGCGGGTGGCAGCGTAGGCCAAAACGCGGACATGGGGACGAAGCGCCTTGAACATGCTCGAGCAAAACATGACCAGATAATGAGGACCCAGGCAAATATTGTTACGACGTCGTGTCAGAATTGCCTAAGCCAACTCCAAGACTTGCAAAGTCGTTACGACATGCCGGTGACAGTCAAATCGGTAATAGAACTGCTGGTTGAGGCGATGGATAGTCCAATTTAG
- a CDS encoding CoB--CoM heterodisulfide reductase iron-sulfur subunit A family protein, producing the protein MVKEPVIIIGGGVAGLSVAKTLIDSGIDCTIIEKGVGLGGHAHDWACMATDQCQRCFCCVAEDLVRGICTSERAQVLTGRQVSSILNADGNGIELLVREDSTGTEVRAAATALVLATGFEPYNPVEKTLWGYKRLEGVYTLAEVDTLLREDLLSRFTRGDNGLSVAFFQCVGSRDPSSGANYCSQYCCKAALRLALKMIHECPRTEVTVFYIDLQLAGKYSGELLRNAEQNKVRLRQGVPGEVTEGPEGLLDVIVQQDGRNVKQSFDRIVLSVGQRPAHALSSLSGQLGLTVNDFGFIDPLGVMENSRTAVPRVYVAGTCSGPKDIEQTLENAGQTAAAIIEDFRREGLL; encoded by the coding sequence ATGGTCAAGGAACCGGTAATCATCATCGGCGGCGGAGTCGCCGGTTTGTCTGTTGCTAAAACGCTTATCGACAGTGGAATAGACTGCACGATAATTGAGAAAGGCGTCGGCCTCGGCGGCCACGCTCACGATTGGGCCTGCATGGCCACAGATCAATGCCAACGGTGCTTTTGCTGCGTTGCCGAGGACCTTGTTCGCGGCATATGCACATCTGAGAGGGCTCAGGTTCTAACCGGCCGGCAGGTGTCTTCCATCCTCAACGCAGATGGCAATGGGATAGAACTCCTGGTCAGAGAGGATAGCACCGGTACTGAAGTGCGCGCGGCAGCGACGGCTCTGGTCTTGGCCACAGGCTTCGAGCCTTATAACCCCGTTGAAAAGACGTTATGGGGTTATAAGCGGCTGGAGGGTGTGTACACCCTGGCCGAAGTAGACACGCTCCTGCGTGAGGACTTGTTGTCGCGGTTTACTCGCGGGGACAACGGCCTCAGCGTTGCCTTTTTCCAATGCGTCGGATCGAGGGACCCGAGTTCCGGAGCGAATTACTGCTCACAGTATTGTTGCAAAGCTGCGTTGCGGCTGGCCTTGAAAATGATCCACGAATGTCCGCGGACCGAAGTCACCGTCTTCTATATCGACCTGCAACTGGCGGGGAAGTACAGCGGCGAATTGTTGAGAAACGCGGAACAGAATAAGGTCCGCCTTCGCCAAGGTGTGCCAGGGGAAGTCACAGAGGGTCCCGAAGGCCTTCTGGACGTAATAGTGCAACAGGATGGCCGAAACGTGAAACAATCCTTCGACCGTATCGTCTTGTCAGTGGGCCAAAGGCCTGCCCACGCCTTATCCTCGCTGTCCGGACAATTGGGCCTCACCGTCAACGATTTCGGATTCATCGACCCATTAGGGGTAATGGAAAATAGTCGGACAGCGGTTCCACGCGTCTATGTCGCCGGAACTTGCTCCGGGCCAAAAGACATCGAGCAGACACTTGAGAATGCAGGCCAGACCGCTGCGGCAATTATCGAGGATTTTCGACGAGAGGGATTACTGTGA
- a CDS encoding (2Fe-2S)-binding protein — MKQAIALNVNGDIYEVLISPNQTLLEVLRDKLGLTGTKRGCDLGACGACSVLLDGEAYLSCLMLAVDAVGKEIVTIEGLGEGGELHPIQKSFVEVGGLQCGFCTPGIVMTAKAILDEEPEPTEESVKKKMAGNLCRCTGYKKVVEAVMDASGKMGGKR; from the coding sequence GTGAAGCAAGCTATCGCTTTGAATGTAAACGGAGACATCTACGAGGTCCTTATTTCTCCCAACCAGACCCTTCTGGAAGTGCTCAGGGACAAGCTGGGACTGACAGGAACGAAGCGAGGATGCGACCTGGGTGCATGTGGCGCGTGCTCTGTCTTGCTCGATGGTGAGGCCTATCTCTCGTGCCTGATGCTGGCCGTGGACGCGGTCGGCAAAGAAATCGTGACAATAGAAGGCCTCGGTGAAGGCGGTGAGCTACACCCGATCCAAAAGTCCTTCGTTGAGGTGGGCGGATTGCAGTGCGGCTTCTGTACACCCGGAATTGTCATGACAGCCAAGGCCATACTCGACGAGGAACCCGAACCCACTGAAGAAAGCGTCAAGAAGAAGATGGCCGGCAACCTCTGCCGGTGCACCGGGTACAAGAAAGTTGTAGAGGCCGTCATGGATGCGTCCGGAAAGATGGGAGGTAAACGCTAG
- a CDS encoding molybdopterin-dependent oxidoreductase, with protein MEKQFNVVGRRLPMVDAAAKVTGSAQFTDDLVFPGMLHGKILRSPHAHARILNVDVSKAMRLPGVKGVVTGAEIPDRQYGIVPKARDEYAIAKGKVRYIGDEVAAVCAIDQEIAEEAVELIEVEYEELPAVFDPRDSIKEGAPVIHEGVTNNTSFAIRKEFGDVEKAFAESALVSEDSFYSQAVNHAPMEPHAAVAQYDPIRGQVVLWSSTQIPFFLRRNLAATLQIPESRVRVIKPKVGGGFGQKIDMFAKDFCAAWFAMKLGRPVKFVYERDEVFIVTRQRHPMYLTVKTGMAKDGRILGQQFLAYADGGAYNSTAPTMMALSCFFLMVPYHVPNLLYEGYHVYTNKPVGGAMRGHGIPQARFAVERQLDLMAERLNLDPAEIRVKNSIKAGEPHPGGFVINTCGFAESVQQAAEGIGWKEKRGKLPFGRGVGMGGASFPSGVTNMSHISSGAVVQVGQDGGVNVLTGAADIGQGAETVIAQIVAEVLGVRFEDVRVTAADTGITPLDPGTFGSGVTVRAGNAAKIAAESVRKRLFECVADELEANPDDLVAKDGVIFVTGSPEINITFPKALKAYQYKDLPMPLVGRASWMADTSEPTTLFNQPGNFSPNYSFMTQAAEVEVDTSTGKVKVIKMVTAHDCGRPINPMLVEGQLEGSIAGGMGQALYENVITEKGQVMNPSFLDYGFPTTMEVPEMESYDIETDDPVGPFGAKEAGEGTQLSPAPAIVNAIYDAIGVNFNELPVTPERILKALEEKKKQGA; from the coding sequence ATGGAAAAGCAATTCAATGTGGTAGGCCGTAGATTGCCTATGGTGGATGCCGCGGCGAAGGTAACCGGTTCCGCGCAGTTTACCGACGACCTGGTCTTTCCGGGAATGCTCCACGGGAAGATTCTGAGGAGCCCGCATGCTCACGCTAGGATACTGAATGTTGACGTCTCAAAGGCAATGCGTCTTCCGGGCGTCAAGGGTGTGGTGACAGGCGCGGAAATCCCGGATCGCCAGTACGGAATAGTCCCCAAGGCAAGAGACGAATACGCTATCGCCAAAGGGAAGGTGCGCTACATCGGCGACGAAGTGGCCGCGGTGTGCGCGATTGATCAGGAAATAGCCGAAGAGGCGGTGGAACTCATTGAGGTTGAATACGAGGAACTGCCCGCGGTGTTCGACCCGCGAGACTCGATAAAAGAGGGGGCTCCGGTAATACACGAGGGAGTGACCAACAATACCTCATTCGCCATAAGAAAGGAATTCGGCGATGTGGAAAAGGCATTTGCCGAGAGTGCCTTGGTTTCCGAGGATTCGTTCTATTCTCAGGCCGTGAACCACGCGCCGATGGAGCCTCACGCTGCGGTGGCGCAGTACGATCCTATCAGGGGCCAGGTTGTTTTGTGGTCAAGCACCCAGATACCATTTTTCCTGAGAAGGAATTTGGCTGCCACTCTCCAAATACCTGAAAGCAGGGTTCGCGTCATCAAGCCCAAAGTCGGAGGGGGATTCGGTCAGAAGATCGACATGTTTGCAAAGGACTTCTGCGCTGCATGGTTCGCTATGAAACTTGGCCGGCCGGTCAAATTTGTTTACGAAAGGGACGAAGTCTTCATAGTTACTCGCCAGCGGCATCCGATGTACCTCACGGTCAAGACGGGAATGGCCAAGGATGGGAGAATCCTGGGCCAACAGTTTCTGGCATATGCCGACGGCGGTGCATATAACAGTACCGCGCCCACGATGATGGCTCTATCCTGCTTTTTCCTCATGGTTCCGTACCACGTACCCAATCTGCTCTACGAGGGCTACCACGTCTATACCAACAAGCCTGTCGGAGGCGCGATGCGCGGGCACGGGATTCCCCAGGCGCGTTTCGCTGTGGAACGGCAACTAGATCTGATGGCAGAGCGACTGAATTTGGACCCTGCCGAGATCCGCGTCAAAAATAGTATCAAAGCAGGGGAACCGCATCCCGGAGGATTCGTTATAAATACCTGCGGTTTCGCCGAGAGCGTGCAACAGGCTGCCGAAGGGATAGGATGGAAGGAAAAGCGCGGCAAGCTCCCCTTCGGCCGGGGAGTGGGAATGGGGGGTGCGTCGTTCCCCAGCGGAGTAACCAATATGAGCCATATCAGTTCCGGCGCCGTGGTCCAAGTCGGCCAGGACGGTGGGGTAAATGTGCTCACCGGGGCCGCGGATATCGGCCAGGGAGCCGAGACCGTGATAGCCCAGATTGTCGCGGAGGTCCTTGGCGTCCGATTTGAGGATGTCCGGGTTACAGCGGCTGACACCGGCATCACGCCTCTTGATCCCGGCACTTTTGGAAGCGGAGTAACGGTAAGGGCCGGCAACGCCGCTAAAATAGCCGCGGAATCAGTGAGGAAAAGGCTTTTCGAGTGCGTGGCCGACGAACTGGAAGCCAATCCTGACGATCTAGTGGCCAAGGACGGAGTCATATTTGTCACCGGGTCACCGGAAATCAACATTACTTTCCCCAAGGCCCTGAAAGCATATCAGTACAAGGACCTGCCAATGCCACTCGTGGGGAGAGCTTCCTGGATGGCTGACACCAGCGAGCCGACCACTCTGTTCAACCAGCCGGGGAACTTCTCTCCGAACTACTCCTTCATGACTCAGGCAGCGGAAGTGGAAGTAGACACTAGCACGGGCAAGGTAAAAGTGATCAAAATGGTGACCGCGCATGACTGCGGCCGGCCTATTAATCCCATGCTCGTCGAAGGACAACTGGAAGGCTCCATAGCCGGTGGAATGGGACAAGCCCTATATGAGAACGTAATTACCGAGAAGGGGCAGGTGATGAACCCGTCATTCCTTGATTATGGCTTCCCTACCACGATGGAAGTCCCGGAAATGGAGTCTTATGACATCGAGACCGATGATCCTGTGGGCCCATTCGGCGCGAAAGAGGCCGGCGAAGGCACACAACTGTCACCCGCTCCGGCCATCGTGAACGCCATCTACGACGCAATAGGCGTGAATTTCAATGAACTCCCGGTGACTCCGGAAAGAATCCTGAAAGCTCTGGAGGAAAAGAAGAAACAGGGCGCGTGA
- a CDS encoding ankyrin repeat domain-containing protein — MKINHLEELGHGAHRNHDHYGHELIEAARSGDLKSVKRLLSTGVPVDFKDQDDKTAFMWACIEGRSQVMKLLMANAVDINGMDRNGSTALIEAALWGHGRVVKLLLEKGADVRAKERLLEATALIFTCLAGHLEIAKDLLDGGAEIEARDKDGRTALLEAAFAGHTELVKMLVRRGANVNVTNKYGTTPLIAAAVTGEPEIVELLLAKGADVNAANKYGKTPLMEASLAGCHRTVALLLARGANIQTGDKDGRTALIGAASAGQREVVEMLLDHGANIRQKDKQGNSAVKEALRFGRTDVAKVLLASLESERRDTAA; from the coding sequence ATGAAAATCAATCATCTGGAAGAGCTGGGGCATGGCGCACATAGGAACCACGATCACTACGGGCATGAACTTATTGAAGCCGCGCGGTCCGGAGACTTGAAGAGCGTGAAGCGCCTTCTGAGTACAGGTGTTCCCGTGGATTTCAAGGACCAAGACGATAAGACGGCCTTCATGTGGGCATGCATAGAAGGAAGGAGCCAGGTCATGAAACTTTTGATGGCAAACGCTGTTGACATTAACGGAATGGACAGGAACGGTTCCACCGCACTAATCGAAGCCGCCCTCTGGGGGCATGGTCGGGTGGTAAAACTGTTGCTGGAAAAAGGCGCGGACGTTCGAGCAAAGGAGCGCCTTCTGGAGGCCACGGCCTTGATTTTCACCTGCCTGGCCGGCCACTTGGAAATCGCCAAAGATCTCCTTGATGGGGGCGCGGAGATCGAGGCCCGAGACAAAGACGGCAGAACCGCCCTTCTGGAAGCAGCTTTTGCGGGCCACACGGAACTGGTGAAAATGCTGGTTCGTCGCGGGGCTAACGTAAATGTAACGAACAAGTACGGAACAACGCCCCTTATTGCTGCGGCAGTCACCGGAGAACCCGAGATCGTTGAGCTGCTCCTCGCAAAGGGGGCTGATGTGAATGCGGCCAACAAGTACGGGAAGACCCCGCTGATGGAAGCTTCACTCGCGGGCTGCCACCGAACCGTCGCGCTTCTATTGGCTCGCGGCGCGAACATACAAACCGGCGACAAGGACGGCCGCACAGCGCTGATTGGGGCAGCCTCTGCGGGTCAACGGGAAGTTGTTGAAATGCTCTTGGACCATGGTGCTAACATCCGGCAAAAAGACAAACAGGGCAACTCGGCCGTAAAAGAGGCCCTAAGGTTCGGCCGGACGGACGTGGCAAAGGTGCTGTTGGCAAGCCTGGAATCCGAGAGGCGTGATACCGCGGCTTAA
- a CDS encoding FAD binding domain-containing protein — MRLPKFDHNQPKSIQEACAILLDRPDAKVLAGGTDLLVNMKHGVEKPSIVVSLRGLPDLNYVRKDNGALRIGALTPLKRVYNDPYVAQKLPALAIAASSVGSYHHQIMGTIGGNLCQQTRCKYFNQSKWWRSARPICFKAGGDQCHVAKKEHVCYSTYCGDVAPALLVMNAEAVLTRKGGSRQVPLEDIFSGAGKTPIKLEQGEILTEIVVPEQAADGFATYKKSANRGSIDFPIVGAALWTSSSTGESRIALTAVDRKPVRARQLEDFLRGKRLDEETLKAVDSLVAKEVQLMMSSIDSLSYKRKLMGVLVKGALSEATGGR, encoded by the coding sequence GTGAGGTTACCAAAATTCGATCACAATCAGCCGAAGAGCATCCAAGAGGCTTGTGCGATCCTGCTTGATCGCCCTGACGCAAAGGTTTTGGCAGGAGGGACAGATCTCTTGGTAAACATGAAACACGGGGTCGAGAAGCCGTCCATTGTGGTCAGCCTCAGAGGTTTGCCGGACCTCAATTACGTGCGCAAGGACAATGGCGCCCTACGGATTGGCGCACTCACGCCTCTGAAGAGGGTCTATAACGATCCGTATGTGGCGCAGAAGTTGCCGGCCCTGGCCATCGCTGCTTCCTCCGTGGGATCCTATCATCATCAAATCATGGGGACTATTGGAGGAAATCTGTGCCAACAAACCCGGTGCAAGTATTTCAATCAATCCAAGTGGTGGCGAAGCGCCAGGCCCATTTGTTTCAAAGCCGGCGGTGATCAGTGCCATGTCGCGAAGAAAGAGCATGTCTGCTACTCGACCTACTGTGGTGACGTGGCACCTGCGCTACTGGTGATGAATGCGGAGGCGGTTCTGACCCGAAAAGGGGGATCGAGGCAGGTTCCGCTGGAAGACATATTTTCGGGAGCGGGCAAAACACCAATTAAGCTTGAGCAGGGCGAGATCCTTACCGAGATAGTCGTGCCTGAGCAGGCTGCGGACGGGTTCGCCACGTACAAGAAATCCGCCAATCGTGGGAGCATTGATTTCCCAATTGTGGGAGCAGCTTTGTGGACGTCAAGTTCGACCGGAGAATCGAGGATAGCCTTGACCGCAGTCGATCGCAAACCAGTCAGGGCCCGCCAACTGGAGGATTTCCTGAGAGGCAAGCGGCTAGACGAGGAAACCCTCAAAGCCGTGGACAGCCTGGTTGCCAAGGAGGTCCAATTGATGATGTCGTCGATCGATTCCCTTTCATACAAGAGAAAACTAATGGGAGTGTTGGTCAAAGGCGCACTCAGCGAAGCCACGGGAGGTCGTTAA
- a CDS encoding hydrogenase iron-sulfur subunit gives MMNHAIGDEANPKDCARLPRVLVVGSGMAAEVAARSMAEMGIDVTFARVRGAQPNVCFAHPGTTMEEASQFMQHDPQGVEVLDVDSAPVVNRALGGFRAVFEDHADALFDCLFLAPGISLKPVPAMLPESTELFSARTVVGTNERVAFLLDFLEPSDAANGMAAIELAVQNVLNGGSSAVCFRNVPVMHLFGETIYQGARKAGVQFVRFGDQLPHVVFSTGAEGPARFRVSVVDVIDEENEWAWDCDRVISVTGPDPSSIPKWAVEMAKGELDSGGFLLADSVHCASGSSFGSGVFLVGEATGSLDMLGCVATARAAAAKAVAGIRRSSLETEDQAVSVSTACARCLTCYRICPHEALLLGTESSQGRVQPWLPFCRKCGICESVCPTMAIRLKDSPEESLISTMRSSSPSEIGETTFVFGCRRSAGVIAESAQLPKDVRFQAVPCAGNVSEYMIWSTLAAGAKAVLLVGCHNGNCASRTGTHWAAARVQRGVASGILGQETPRIGYLTVAANEPARFQRLLGEFIDRCAAAGNGRIGHTGDYHD, from the coding sequence ATGATGAATCATGCCATCGGAGATGAAGCAAACCCGAAAGATTGCGCACGGTTGCCGCGAGTTCTTGTGGTTGGAAGCGGCATGGCCGCTGAGGTGGCTGCACGTTCCATGGCCGAGATGGGTATTGACGTCACTTTCGCCAGAGTCCGAGGCGCTCAACCTAACGTTTGTTTTGCGCACCCCGGCACCACTATGGAGGAAGCGTCGCAGTTCATGCAACACGACCCGCAAGGTGTCGAAGTGCTGGACGTGGACTCCGCGCCCGTTGTCAATCGAGCCCTGGGTGGCTTCAGAGCAGTATTCGAAGACCACGCGGATGCGCTCTTCGATTGCCTTTTTCTGGCGCCGGGAATTTCGCTGAAGCCCGTGCCGGCCATGCTGCCTGAATCCACGGAGCTGTTTAGCGCCCGGACGGTGGTTGGAACTAATGAGCGGGTAGCCTTCTTGCTGGATTTTCTGGAACCGTCTGATGCAGCGAACGGAATGGCCGCGATCGAACTTGCAGTTCAAAACGTCCTCAATGGCGGGTCATCGGCAGTTTGTTTCAGAAATGTCCCTGTGATGCACCTCTTTGGGGAAACTATATACCAAGGCGCCCGAAAAGCCGGTGTGCAGTTTGTTCGATTCGGGGATCAATTGCCGCATGTGGTCTTTTCGACCGGCGCCGAAGGTCCCGCTCGGTTCCGAGTTTCTGTCGTGGATGTGATTGACGAAGAAAACGAGTGGGCATGGGACTGCGACAGAGTAATCTCGGTTACCGGCCCTGATCCCTCGTCCATTCCGAAATGGGCTGTGGAAATGGCAAAAGGGGAGCTGGATTCCGGCGGTTTTCTTTTGGCGGATAGCGTGCACTGTGCATCGGGGTCTTCGTTTGGTTCCGGGGTCTTCCTGGTGGGTGAGGCTACGGGAAGCCTTGATATGCTCGGCTGTGTTGCCACTGCCAGGGCCGCGGCTGCGAAAGCTGTGGCCGGCATAAGAAGGTCCTCTTTGGAAACGGAAGACCAGGCCGTTTCCGTCAGCACGGCTTGCGCGAGATGTTTGACGTGTTATCGTATATGTCCGCATGAGGCGCTGCTATTGGGAACCGAGTCATCTCAGGGCCGTGTCCAGCCGTGGCTGCCATTCTGCCGAAAGTGTGGCATCTGCGAATCGGTATGCCCGACCATGGCGATTCGGTTGAAAGACAGTCCGGAGGAATCCCTGATCTCAACTATGAGAAGCTCAAGTCCATCCGAAATAGGGGAAACCACTTTCGTGTTCGGATGCCGGCGGTCCGCCGGAGTGATCGCCGAGTCTGCTCAGTTGCCGAAAGACGTTCGCTTTCAAGCCGTCCCGTGCGCAGGTAATGTCTCGGAATACATGATATGGTCCACTCTGGCGGCAGGGGCAAAAGCAGTTCTCCTGGTCGGATGCCACAACGGCAATTGCGCTTCCCGCACGGGCACGCACTGGGCTGCCGCGCGGGTGCAACGGGGTGTGGCCTCGGGGATATTGGGTCAGGAAACGCCGAGAATCGGTTACCTTACCGTCGCTGCTAACGAGCCGGCCCGTTTTCAACGGCTTTTGGGCGAGTTCATCGACCGATGTGCGGCGGCCGGCAATGGCCGGATTGGGCACACAGGAGACTATCATGATTGA
- a CDS encoding MarR family transcriptional regulator: MLKDKTKRDMALDERVMIFIVMASEMFKKKSSSIFKQYGLTFSHYNVLKYLVACEGGLDTVGNVSRRMLVTGANVTGLAKRMEKAGLIERKNDAKDERLTMLQITPMALKCLDAIREIQEQHVAQYLQTCSQEQKGEVLSVLKNIVRKGKQLGKYK, from the coding sequence ATGCTGAAGGATAAGACAAAACGCGACATGGCCTTGGACGAAAGGGTCATGATTTTTATCGTCATGGCTTCGGAGATGTTCAAGAAGAAGTCTTCATCCATTTTTAAGCAGTACGGGCTTACTTTTTCACATTACAATGTCCTGAAGTACTTGGTTGCGTGTGAAGGAGGCCTGGACACTGTAGGCAATGTCAGCAGGCGTATGCTGGTGACAGGGGCAAATGTAACCGGACTTGCCAAACGCATGGAAAAGGCCGGCTTGATCGAAAGGAAGAACGACGCGAAGGACGAGCGCCTCACGATGCTGCAAATCACCCCCATGGCGCTGAAGTGTCTCGATGCAATCCGGGAGATCCAGGAACAACATGTGGCCCAATATCTCCAAACCTGCTCCCAGGAGCAGAAAGGGGAGGTCCTCTCGGTTCTTAAGAACATCGTTAGAAAAGGGAAGCAGCTGGGCAAATACAAATAA